A region from the Muribaculum gordoncarteri genome encodes:
- a CDS encoding penicillin-binding protein: MKKENRSHILLRYALVIGCILVFASFIVYKAFDTTVISASRWNEKAMKELSRVDTIRPERGNILASNGSILATNLCYYNVRIDFRSERFMEGRYLLAVDSLADSLALHFPIRDRAGWKKRLLSPLDKPREKRPRAFKILGNISYADYQLLRTFPFFNIRNANKTGLTKEKVMRRVNPYGAMARRSVGGVGIDSITGETHGISGLERALDSLLYGKPGLAKKVPLTKDIVNWTDVEPVPGYNIKTTIDINMQDIVENELNNVLTTCNADWGVAVLMEVSTGNIKAISNLEKSPSSDEYIEGMNRAVLGYEPGSVVKTLSMMIAVEDGIVKDVEEVITTGHGFAYAGGRPITDSHGVASMPVREVIERSSNIGMAKIITSRYGDNPGAFYTRLKKLGFLDPMNTGIAGERPPRIDSVASNRGGRIALSRMCYGYSTEIPPLYTLSIYNAIANDGKYVRPRLVERLLGEGIDSVLPVSYVRDTMACSPRTAEIMRMMLTNVVWGDHGTGKLLRNDKVRIAGKTGTCYIIENGAYNTGKKRLAFCGFFPAEKPLYSCIVLTCYPKQNMFGAASTSGTVLKNIALKMFSRGMLNNSSDYREGEHAPTRPTFFASGGQRRIKNVRDNLGMGSVKYFEPGNHKSGVPSVLGYNLRDAINVLESAGLEVDFNGTGYVVAQSLSPGSTLRPGSRVRLTLNQ, from the coding sequence ATGAAAAAAGAGAATCGATCACATATACTGCTGCGTTACGCTCTGGTGATAGGCTGCATCCTTGTCTTCGCCTCGTTTATTGTCTATAAGGCATTTGACACTACCGTCATATCGGCCTCGCGATGGAACGAGAAGGCGATGAAGGAGCTGTCGCGCGTCGACACTATACGCCCCGAACGCGGTAACATCCTTGCCAGCAACGGCTCGATACTTGCCACCAACCTCTGCTACTACAATGTGCGCATCGACTTCCGCAGCGAGCGTTTCATGGAGGGCCGTTACCTGCTTGCCGTCGACAGCCTTGCCGACAGCCTCGCGTTGCACTTCCCCATACGCGACAGGGCAGGGTGGAAGAAGCGTCTTCTCTCGCCGCTCGACAAGCCGCGTGAAAAGCGCCCCCGCGCCTTCAAGATTCTCGGCAACATATCCTACGCCGATTATCAGCTGCTGCGCACATTCCCCTTCTTCAACATCCGCAACGCCAACAAGACCGGTCTGACCAAGGAGAAGGTGATGCGTCGTGTCAACCCTTACGGAGCGATGGCGCGTCGTAGTGTGGGCGGTGTGGGCATCGATTCTATAACCGGCGAAACTCACGGAATATCGGGACTCGAACGCGCACTTGACTCCCTGCTTTACGGAAAGCCCGGCCTCGCCAAGAAGGTGCCGCTTACCAAGGACATCGTCAACTGGACCGATGTAGAGCCGGTTCCCGGCTACAACATAAAGACCACCATCGACATTAACATGCAGGACATCGTGGAGAACGAGCTCAACAATGTTCTCACCACCTGCAATGCCGACTGGGGAGTGGCAGTGCTTATGGAGGTGAGCACCGGCAACATCAAGGCCATCTCCAATCTTGAGAAGAGCCCGTCGTCCGATGAATACATCGAGGGCATGAACCGTGCCGTGCTCGGTTATGAGCCGGGTTCGGTGGTGAAGACCCTCTCGATGATGATAGCTGTCGAGGACGGAATCGTTAAGGATGTCGAGGAGGTGATAACCACCGGTCACGGATTTGCTTATGCCGGAGGCCGCCCCATTACCGACTCCCACGGTGTGGCGTCGATGCCCGTGCGCGAGGTGATCGAGCGCTCCTCCAACATCGGTATGGCTAAAATCATCACGTCACGCTACGGCGACAATCCCGGTGCATTCTATACCCGACTTAAGAAGCTCGGATTCCTCGACCCGATGAATACCGGAATCGCCGGTGAACGCCCTCCTCGCATCGACAGCGTTGCCAGCAACCGTGGCGGACGAATAGCCTTGTCACGCATGTGCTACGGTTACTCTACCGAAATTCCACCGCTCTATACGCTCTCCATATATAACGCCATAGCCAACGACGGCAAGTATGTGCGTCCGCGCCTTGTGGAGCGGCTGCTTGGCGAAGGCATCGACTCGGTGCTGCCTGTAAGCTATGTGCGTGACACAATGGCCTGCAGTCCGCGCACTGCCGAGATTATGCGCATGATGCTCACCAATGTAGTGTGGGGCGACCACGGCACCGGAAAGCTGTTGCGCAACGACAAGGTGCGCATTGCCGGAAAGACCGGTACATGCTACATCATCGAGAACGGAGCCTACAATACCGGCAAGAAGCGTCTTGCATTCTGCGGCTTCTTCCCCGCCGAAAAGCCTCTCTACTCATGCATCGTGCTCACATGCTATCCCAAGCAGAACATGTTTGGAGCGGCAAGTACGAGCGGCACAGTGTTGAAGAATATCGCGCTCAAGATGTTTTCGCGCGGAATGTTGAACAACAGTTCCGATTACCGCGAAGGCGAGCACGCTCCCACCAGGCCCACTTTCTTTGCATCGGGCGGTCAGCGCCGCATAAAGAACGTGCGCGACAATCTCGGCATGGGAAGCGTGAAATACTTCGAGCCGGGCAACCACAAGTCGGGCGTGCCGAGCGTACTCGGTTACAATCTTCGCGATGCCATCAATGTGCTTGAGAGCGCAGGGCTGGAAGTCGACTTCAACGGCACCGGCTATGTCGTGGCACAATCGCTCTCACCGGGCAGCACGTTACGCCCCGGCTCACGTGTAAGGCTCACATTAAATCAATAA
- a CDS encoding FtsL-like putative cell division protein, with amino-acid sequence MAQAAGKSKKIKDDNLLVKLINGRLLSSDFFARHWKSVLLAILMVLIYITNRYQCLTRMEEIRRLEQELEEVETERIRVRSTYMSRIRESSMQEMVDTMHLNLRIQDKPPYKLSKH; translated from the coding sequence ATGGCACAGGCCGCAGGCAAAAGCAAGAAAATTAAAGACGACAATCTGTTGGTGAAGCTCATCAACGGACGGTTGCTTTCCAGTGACTTTTTCGCTCGTCACTGGAAGTCGGTTCTGTTGGCCATTCTGATGGTGCTTATCTACATCACCAACCGCTATCAGTGCCTGACCCGAATGGAGGAGATACGCCGACTCGAGCAGGAGCTTGAAGAGGTGGAAACCGAGCGCATCCGCGTCCGCAGCACTTACATGAGCCGTATACGCGAGTCGTCGATGCAGGAGATGGTCGACACCATGCACCTTAACCTGCGCATTCAGGATAAGCCCCCTTACAAATTAAGCAAACATTAA
- the rsmH gene encoding 16S rRNA (cytosine(1402)-N(4))-methyltransferase RsmH gives MEQEVYHIPALLDETLQGLDIKPDGIYVDVTFGGGGHSRAIIQRLNGDGRLYGFDQDADAMNNAIDDSRFTFVYSNFRFLRNFLRYYGVESVDGILGDLGVSFHHFDDPERGFSFRWDGPLDMRMNRNATRTAAWYVANYTEQELADAFYLYGELKTARRIAAAIVKARQESPITTVEQLLAVVKPFINPRKEKKELAQVFQALRIVVNGEIEALSDFLQQALTMLKPGGRLVVITYHSLEDRLVKNFMRTGNLNGEPAQDFFGRNLSPFKLLTSKPIVPSEAEVERNPRARSAKLRVAEKLPTDD, from the coding sequence ATGGAACAGGAAGTTTACCACATACCGGCATTGCTTGATGAAACACTGCAAGGGCTTGATATTAAGCCCGATGGCATCTATGTGGATGTCACATTCGGTGGTGGCGGACATTCTCGTGCGATAATTCAGCGACTTAACGGGGATGGTCGCCTTTATGGATTTGATCAGGACGCCGATGCTATGAACAACGCAATCGACGACAGTCGATTTACATTTGTATACAGCAACTTCCGTTTTTTGCGTAATTTCCTCCGCTATTACGGTGTCGAGAGTGTCGACGGTATTCTTGGCGACCTCGGTGTGTCGTTTCATCATTTCGATGACCCCGAGCGTGGCTTTTCATTCCGTTGGGACGGCCCGCTCGACATGCGTATGAACCGTAACGCCACACGCACAGCCGCTTGGTACGTAGCCAATTATACCGAGCAGGAGCTTGCCGACGCCTTCTATCTCTATGGCGAGCTGAAGACGGCACGCCGCATTGCCGCTGCAATAGTCAAGGCGCGTCAGGAGTCGCCCATAACCACTGTGGAGCAGCTCCTTGCCGTAGTGAAGCCGTTCATAAATCCGCGCAAGGAGAAGAAGGAGCTGGCTCAAGTGTTTCAGGCTCTGCGCATAGTCGTCAACGGCGAAATCGAGGCGTTGAGCGACTTCCTGCAGCAGGCTCTCACCATGCTCAAGCCCGGCGGACGACTTGTCGTCATCACCTATCATTCGCTTGAGGACCGACTTGTAAAGAACTTCATGCGCACCGGCAATCTTAACGGAGAGCCGGCTCAGGACTTCTTCGGCCGCAACCTGTCGCCGTTCAAGCTCCTGACATCGAAACCCATTGTGCCCTCGGAGGCCGAGGTCGAGCGGAATCCGCGAGCACGAAGCGCCAAGCTGAGAGTGGCCGAGAAACTTCCGACCGACGATTAG